The nucleotide window CACGCCGAACCGCGCCTTCCTCGATTCTCATGCCGACCGGCCCTTTCGGATGCGGGTCGGCGGACGCACGGCACGCCGCCGGGCACGCCGAGCAGGCCGGGGGTGGATGCTGGAGGCGAGCGAAGGGGGCGCGCATGCCGCAGGAGTCAGCCGGCGTGCTGCTCGTGCGCCGCCCGCCCGCCGGCGGGGTCGAGCTGCTGCTCGGGCACATGGGCGGCCCGTTCTGGGCGCGTAAGGAGGCGCGCGCGTGGTCGCTGCCGAAGGGTCTCGTCGAGCCGGGCGAGGAGCCGCTCGCCGCCGCCCGCCGCGAGTTCGCGGAGGAGCTCGGCGTGCCCGTGCCAGAGGTGCCGCTCGCCGAGCTCGGCAGCTTCCGCTACGCCTCGGGCAAGACGATCCGGGTGTGGATCGCCGAAGCCGAC belongs to Agromyces archimandritae and includes:
- a CDS encoding NUDIX domain-containing protein — translated: MPQESAGVLLVRRPPAGGVELLLGHMGGPFWARKEARAWSLPKGLVEPGEEPLAAARREFAEELGVPVPEVPLAELGSFRYASGKTIRVWIAEADPGIATPAGNAVTLEWPPHSGRTASFPEIDRIGWFAPDEARRLLVAGQVPVVDAAVRWAAGR